A window of the Hordeum vulgare subsp. vulgare chromosome 5H, MorexV3_pseudomolecules_assembly, whole genome shotgun sequence genome harbors these coding sequences:
- the LOC123452047 gene encoding protein TRIGALACTOSYLDIACYLGLYCEROL 3, chloroplastic, with the protein MASPPTAAAIRHPGVHAGRAPLPRHAGVPYPCSALPFRLGVLSSRKSRVAVSATRSPGLGNAGNLREGSNLSKNWDLGRQIGDEHGVLIECRDVHKSFGDKHVLQGVSFKIRHGEAVGIIGPSGTGKSTILKVMAGLLAPDKGEVFICGKKRQGLVSDEDISGLRIGLVFQSAALFDSLNVRENVGFLLYENSNLSEERIGELVTETLAAVGLKDVEERMPSELSGGMKKRVALARSIINDESQETIVPEALLYDEPTAGLDPIASTVVEDLIRSMHVTGKDALGKPGKIASYAVVTHQHSTIRRAVDRLLFLHEGKIVWEGMTEEFTTSTNPIVQQFASGSLDGPIRYF; encoded by the exons ATGGCGTCGCCGCCGACCGCCGCCGCAATCCGGCACCCGGGCGTCCACGCAGGCCGCGCCCCCCTGCCGCGCCACGCCGGCGTCCCCTACCCCTGCTCCGCCCTCCCGTTCAG GTTAGGCGTGCTGTCGTCGAGGAAGTCCCGTGTGGCCGTGTCGGCCACTAGGAGCCCCGGTTTGGGCAATGCAGGGAACCTGCGCGAG GGTTCGAACTTGTCTAAGAACTGGGATTTGGGCAGACAGATTGGTGATGAGCACGGTGTTCTTATAGAATGCAGGGATGTGCACAAGTCCTTTGGGGACAAGCATGTCCTGCAAGGCGTCAGCTTCAAG ATTAGACACGGTGAAGCTGTTGGAATAATCGGTCCTTCGGGAACTGGCAAATCAACTATTTTGAAGGTTATGGCGGGCCTTCTAGCTCCCGACAAG GGCGAGGTGTTCATCTGCGGAAAGAAAAGACAGGGCTTAGTTAGTGATGAGGATATATCAGGTCTCCGGATTGGCTTG GTATTTCAAAGTGCGGCATTGTTTGATTCTCTCAATGTTCGTGAAAACGTTGGATTTCTTTT ATATGAAAACTCCAACTTGTCTGAGGAGCGAATAGGTGAACTAGTTACAGAAACATTGGCTGCAGTAGGGCTAAAG GATGTTGAGGAGCGAATGCCATCTGAATTGTCCGGTGGTATGAAAAAGCGTGTAGCTCTTGCTCGTTCAATAATAAATGATGAATCACAAGAAACAATAGTGCCAGAG GCTCTTTTATACGATGAACCTACTGCTGGGCTCGACCCTATTGCATCCACTGTCGTTGAAGACCTTATACGTTCCATGCACGTGACAGGGAAGGATGCTCTTGGTAAGCCGGGAAAGATAGCATCGTATGCAGTTGTCACTCATCAGCATAGCACAATAAGAAGAGCTGTCGATAG GTTGTTGTTTCTCCATGAGGGAAAGATAGTTTGGGAAGGGATGACGGAGGAATTCACGACATCGACGAATCCCATTGTACAGCAG TTTGCCTCTGGCAGCCTGGATGGTCCAATTCGATACTTCTGA
- the LOC123397112 gene encoding forkhead box protein L2-like, with product MDPELIPQQPTAPPITCIVFKSAQQHMTCLRTAVTYAAHTELGSGPSVGWEARLSRTGSGPNRPTIPNPRIQAASTSPRISHPSMAAAAPARRLLLRLRLPLPLPLCNPPPLPVPVPLLPHLTPHLHPQPQPPAPPFPGSPAPDPKLRDLLFAFHPAVHVYPSLVDVPRAGGDLHAREDGGEANEAEVWADSVKKKRKRKMNKHKLRKLRKRLRRQT from the exons ATGGACCCAGAGTTAATACCGCAACAGCCCACCGCCCCACCAATTACATGTATTGTTTTTAAATCAGCCCAGCAGCACATGACGTGCTTGCGTACGGCAGTTACATACGCGGCCCAC ACTGAGCTCGGGTCCGGTCCCAGTGTGGGGTGGGAAGCTCGGCTTAGCCGCACCGGCTCCGGCCCAAACCGACCGACCATCCCAAACCCTCGCATCCAAGCCGCCTCCACCTCCCCGCGGATCTCCCATCCAtccatggccgccgccgccccggcccgCAGGCTCCTCCTGCGCCtgcgcctccccctccccctccccctctgcaACCCGCCGCCGCTCCCCGTCCCCGTCCCGCTCCTCCCCCACCTGACGCCGCATCTCCACCCGCAGCCACAGCCCCCGGCGCCTCCTTTCCCGGGCTCCCCGGCCCCGGACCCGAAGCTCCGGGACCTCCTGTTCGCCTTCCATCCCGCCGTGCACGTATACCCGTCCCTCGTCGACGTCCCGAGAGCAGGGGGCGACCTTCACGCGCGCGAGGACGGAGGGGAGGCGAATGAGGCGGAGGTGTGGGCGGACAGCGTCAAGAAGAAGCGGAAGCGCAAGATGAACAAGCACAAGCTCCGCAAGCTCCGGAAGCGCCTCCGCCGCCAGACCTGA
- the LOC123452046 gene encoding GPI mannosyltransferase 1, which translates to MATAALRWRVMAASAALRLALVAYGEWQDAHLEVRYTDVDYLVFSDAAAAVAAGGSPFERATYRYSPLLAFLLLPNSLLHPAWGKLLFSAADLLVGLFIDAILELRGVPAKARVWCVVAWLFNPFTFTIGTRGNCEPIVCAAVLWILICLMKGRVLQAAFWYGLIVHFRIYPIIYAIPFVIVLGKKYVGPAGRPVLTQWSSKQQLRSDKASEIVEEPTSVLATLWNFLSSLITRDTILFGLFSGSMFFAWTGVFFYLYGWEFLNEALLYHLTRTDPRHNFSIYFYHIYLHHQQGFSSIQRLASFLPQLIVQFALIIRFSRDLPFCMFLQTVAFVAFNKVMTAQYFVWFFCLLPLILPWTGMKLRWKGLACVLVWMGCQLHWLMWAYLLEFKGQNVFVQLWAAGLVFLAANTFVMVMVIRHHRHTPLFSAPARPGTKIAAKRE; encoded by the exons ATGGCGACggcggcgctgcggtggcgggTGATGGCGGCGTCGGCGGCGCTGCGGCTGGCGCTGGTGGCGTACGGGGAGTGGCAGGACGCGCACCTCGAGGTGCGCTACACGGACGTGGACTACCTCGTCTTCTCCGACGCGGCGGCCGCCGTCGCCGCGGGGGGATCCCCGTTCGAGCGCGCCACCTACCGCTACTCCCCGCTCctcgccttcctcctcctccccaacTCGCTCCTCCACCCCGCATGGGGCAAGCTCCTCTTCTCCGCCGCAG ATTTGCTCGTCGGGCTGTTCATAGACGCCATTCTCGAGCTGCGGGGGGTCCCGGCGAAGGCGCGGGTCTGGTGCGTGGTGGCCTGGCTCTTCAACCCCTTCACCTTCACCATTGGCACAAGAGGGAACTGCGAGCCCATCGTCTGCGCCGCCGTGCTCTGGATCCTCATCTGCTTGATGAAGG GTAGAGTGCTGCAGGCAGCATTCTGGTATGGGTTGATTGTGCACTTCAGAATATACCCAATTATATATGCAATCCCCTTTGTCATAGTTCTTGGCAAGAAATATGTTGGTCCTGCTGGTAGGCCTGTCCTTACGCAATGGAGTTCCAAGCAACAGCTCCGAAGTGATAAAGCCAGTGAAATTGTGGAAGAGCCAACATCAGTCTTGGCCACTCTATGGAATTTTCTCAGTAGCCTCATAACACGAGATACTATCCTGTTTGGGTTGTTCTCGGGATCTATGTTCTTTGCTTGGACCGGTGTTTTCTTCTATCTCTATGGGTGGGAGTTTCTAAATGAAGCACTACTTTACCATCTCACACGGACTGATCCAAGGCACAATTTCTCGATTTACTTCTATCACATATATCTGCACCACCAGCAAGGGTTCTCAAGCATACAGAGGCTCGCTTCGTTCCTTCCGCAGCTGATCGTGCAGTTTGCACTCATCATACGCTTCTCCAGGGATCTTCCGTTCTGCATGTTTCTCCAAACAGTCGCATTTGTCgccttcaacaag GTGATGACGGCGCAGTACTTCGTGTGGTTCTTCTGCCTGCTGCCCCTCATCCTCCCCTGGACCGGCATGAAGCTGAGGTGGAAGGGCCTGGCCTGCGTGCTGGTGTGGATGGGGTGCCAGCTGCACTGGCTGATGTGGGCCTACCTGCTGGAGTTCAAGGGGCAGAACGTCTTCGTGCAGCTCTGGGCCGCGGGTCTCGTGTTCCTGGCCGCCAACACCTTTGTGATGGTCATGGTGATCAGGCACCACAGGCACACCCCGCTCTTCTCGGCACCGGCGAGGCCCGGGACCAAGATCGCCGCCAAGAGGGAATAG